Proteins from one Gasterosteus aculeatus chromosome 11, fGasAcu3.hap1.1, whole genome shotgun sequence genomic window:
- the LOC120828376 gene encoding uncharacterized protein LOC120828376 isoform X1 yields the protein MKTTTNNNNETTAITPTTNNGSDTTAITPTTKNGSDTTAITLTTNHGTNTTAITPTTNNGNDSTAIKPTTNNNNNTTAIASTTNNSSDTTAITPTTNNSSDTTAITVTTNHGTNTTAITPSTNNGSYTTAITPTTNNNNDTTAITPTTNNGSDTTAITLTTNTNNDTTAITPTTNNSSDTTAITPTTNNSSDTTAITPTTNNGSDTTSITLTTNSSDTTAITPTTNNNNETTANTPTTNNGSDTTAITPTTNNGSDTTAFTPTTNNNNDTTAITLTTNNNNDTTAITPTTNNGNDTTAITLPTNNSSDSTAITPTTNNNNNTTAITSTTNNSSNTTAITPTTNNGSDTTAIATTTNKGSNTTAITLTTNHGSDTTAITPTTNNNNYSTAITPTTNNSSNTTEITPTTNNGSDTTSITPTTNNGSDTTAITLTTNHGANTTAITQTTNNGSDTTAFTPTTNNNNDTTAITPTANNGSNTTASTPTTNTNNETTANTPTTNNGSDTTVITPTTNNGTDTTAFTPTTNNNNDTTAITPTTNNSSDTTANTPTTNNSSDTTAITPTTNNNNDTTAITPTTNNNNDTTVITPTTNNSSDTTAITLTTNHGTNTTAITPTTNNGSYTTAITPTTNNNNDTTAITPTTNNGSDTTAITLTTNNNNDTTAITPTTNNGTDTTAFTPTTNNNNDTTAITPTTNNSSDTTANTPTTNNSSDTTAITPTTNNNNDTTAITPTTNNGSNTTAITQTTNNNNDTTANTPTTNNISDTTAITPTTNNNNDTTAITPTTNNGSNTTAITQTTNNNNDTTAITPTTNNGSYTTAITPTTNKNNDTTAITPTTNNGSDTTAITLTTNNNNNTTAITPTTNNGSDTTVITPTTNNGTDTTAFTPTTNNNNDTTAITPTTNNSSDTTAITLTTNHGTNTTAITPTTNNGSYTTAITPTTNNNNDTTAITPTTNNGSDTTVITLTTNNNNDTTAITPTTNNGSDTTAITPTTNNGSDTTAITPTTNNGSDTTAITLTTNHGTNTTAITPTTNNGSDTTAFTPTTNKNNDTTAITPTTNNSSDTTAITLTTNYGTNTTAITPSTNNGSYTTAITPTTNNNNDTTAITPTTNNGSDTTAITLTTNNNNDTTAITPTTNNGSDTTAITPTTNNRSDTTAITLTTKNGSDTTAITLTTNQGTNTTAITPTTNNGSDTTAFTPTTNNNNDTTAITPTTNNGSNTTAITPTTNTNNETTANTPTTNNGSDTTVITPTTNNSTDTTAFTPTTNNNNNTTAITSSTNNSSDTTTNTPTTINNNDTTAITPTTNNSSDTTAIIPTTNNNNDTTAITPTTNNGSDTTAITPTTNNNNDTTAITPTTNNSSDTTAITLTTNHGTNTTAIIPTTNHGTNTTAITPTTNNGSDTTAFTPTTNNITDTTAITPTTSNGSDTTAFTPTTNNGSDTTAITPTTNNTYETTAITPTINNGSDTTVITPTTNNGSDTTAITPTTNNNNDTTAITPTTNNISDTTAITPTTNNGSDTTAITPTTNNNNDTTAITPTTNNGSDTTVITPTTNNGTDTTAFTPTTNNNNDTTAITPTTNNSSDTTANTPTTNNSSDTTAITPTTNNNNDTTAITPTTNNGSNTTAITQTTNNNNDTTAITSTTNNSSDTTAITLTTNHGTNTTAITPTTNNGSYTTAITPTTNKNNDTTAITPTTNNGSDTTAITLTTNNNNNTTAITPTTNNGSDTTVITPTTNNGTDKTAFTPTTNNNNDTTAITPTTNNSSDTTAITLTTNHGTNTTAITPTTNNGSYTTAITPTTNNNNDTTAITPTTNNSSDTTAITLTTNYGTNTTAITPSTNNGSYTTAITPTTNNNNDTTAITPTTNNGSDTTAITLTTNNNNDTTAITPTTNNGSDTTAITPTTNNRSDTTAFTPTTNNNNDTTAITPTTNNGSNTTAITPTTNTNNETTANTPTTNNGSDTTVITPTTNNSTDTTAFTPTTNNNNNTTAITSSTNNSSDTSTNTPTTINNNDTTAITPTTNNSSDTTAIIPTTNNNNDTTAITPTTNNGSDTTAITPTTNNNNDTTAITPTTNNSSDTTAITLTTNHGTNTTAITPTTNHGTNTTAITPTTNNNNDTTAITPTTNNNNDTTAFTPTTNNITDTTAITPTTSNGSDTTAITPTTNNGSDTTAITPTTNNGSDTTAITPTTNNNNDTTAITPTTNNSSDTTAITLTTNHGTNTTAITPTTNHGTNTTAITPTTNNNNDTTAITPTTNNNNDTTAFTPTTNNITDTTAITPTTSNGSDTTAITPTTNNGSDTTAITPTTNNTYETTAITPTINNGSDTTVITPTTNNGSDTTAITPTTNNNNDTTAITPTTNNISDTTAITPTTNNGSDTTAITPTTNNKNDTTAIPPTTNNSSNTTEITPTVNNSSDTTTITPTTTNGINTTAITPTTNSSDTTAITQTTHNSSYTTNTVLTTQTSNSTTSTTTFTTEFSTALITTASLTNATNTSSETPLSTTPSANTTLSAGPPPSSPTSISTSSSLPTSPGSSTASPPSTTTSGVTGNTTLTHSTEPSSGNTTASSTTTPATSTTHSTGSTISGTTNNSTIGNGTTMTSTTQRPTDVTTNNSTIGSATTMISTTNNATIGSGTTMTSTTQRPTDITTNNSTIVNGTTSTSTTQRPTDVTTNNATIGTGTTMTSTTQRPTDVTTNNSTIGSATTMTSTTQRPTDVPTNNSTIVNGTTSTSTTQRPTDVTTNNATIGTGTTMTSTTKRPTDITTNNSTIGSATTMTSTTQRPTDVTTNNATIGTGTTMTSTTQRPTDVTTNNATIGSGTTMTSTTQRPTDIVTTNNSTTTPTSTISTGTTTNSTTSSTAPMTTIIPSTTQQPIDTTTNKPTTAAPPIPPVLVCPAIPCPPESVCLNGTCQCLSGSFFVNGRCAPAQVFPGRLHLTSLIFNNNMTDRSSAIFRNTSAQISKSLRAVLKDQPGYKQSDVVRLEPGSVQATVNNIFEDTTITQESITQAIKDAIANPSNELLSNAEYTNTNLCEQEPLPCDVSSTMCTNSNGNAVCSCKQGYISILYSNTSCRACPSGEGAVGNICQPCAFGYSGFNCNDSALLAVVVVSCVLGGVLLIVLALLIYGSCNAGCNKPDYSSSPYSSGDLNQAWPTGITRIPRASANLDAAPHIEMTEGGTARVLVDKDQSNGMTGSYDLNPEGMKTFKGKTPSRYSYLVEGHENPYFLAGDQKKN from the exons ATGAAAACGACTACAAACAATAATAACGAAACaacggcaattacaccaaccacaaacaacggtagtgacacaacagcaattacaccgacTACAAAAAATGGTAGCgacacaacggcaattacacTAACCACAAACCACGGTACTaacacaacggcaattacaccaaccacaaacaacggtaACGACTCAACAGCAATTAAACCAactacaaacaacaataacaacacaacagcaattgCATCAACTACAAACAACagtagcgacacaacagcaattacaccaaccacaaacaacagtagcgacacaacggcaattacaGTGACCACAAACCACGGTACTaacacaacggcaattacaccaagcacaaacaacggtagctacacaacagcaattacaccaactacaaacaacaataacgacacaacagcaattacaccaaccacaaacaacggtagcgacacaacagcaattacactaACCACAAACACcaataacgacacaacagcaattacaccaaccacaaacaacagtagcgacacaacagcaattacaccgactacaaacaacagtagcgacacaacagcaattacaccaactacAAACAACGGTAGCGACACAACATCAATTACACTAACCACAAACagtagcgacacaacagcaattacaccgacTACAAACAATAATAACgaaacaacagcaaatacaCCAACTACAAACAACGGTAGTgacacaacggcaattacaccaaccacaaacaacggtagcgacacaacagcatttacaccaaccacaaacaacaataacgacacaacagcaattacactgaccacaaacaacaataacgacacaacagcaattacaccaaccacaaacaatggtaacgacacaacagcaattacactaCCAACAAACAACAGTAGTGACTCAActgcaattacaccaaccacaaacaacaataacaacacaacagcaattacatcAACTACAAACAACAGTagcaacacaacagcaattacaccaaccacaaacaacggtagcgaTACAACAGCAATTGCAACGACTACAAACAAAGGTAGCaacacaacggcaattacacTAACCACAAACCACGGTAGCGatacaacagcaattacaccaacaacaaacaacaataactactcaacagcaattacaccaactacAAATAACAGTAGCAACACAACAgaaattacaccaaccacaaacaacggtagcgaTACAACATCAATTACACCGACTACAAACAATGGTAGCgacacaacggcaattacacTAACCACAAACCACGGTGCTaacacaacggcaattacacaaaccacaaacaacggtagcgacacaacagcatttacaccaaccacaaacaacaataacgacacaacagcaattacgcCAACCGCAAACAACGGTAGCAATACAACAGCATCTACACCGACTACAAACACTAATAACgaaacaacagcaaatacaCCAACTACAAACAACGGTAGTGACACAACGgtaattacaccaaccacaaacaacggtaccgacacaacagcatttacaccaaccacaaacaacaataacgacacaacagcaattacaccaaccacaaacaacagtagcgacacaacagcaaatacacCGACTACAAACAACagtagcgacacaacagcaattacaccgaccacaaacaacaataacgacacaacggcaattacaccaaccacaaacaacaataacgacacaacagtaattacaccaaccacaaacaacagtagcgacacaacggcaattacacTAACCACAAACCACGGTACTaacacaacggcaattacaccaaccacaaacaacggtagctacacaacagcaattacaccaactacaaacaacaataacgacacaacagcaattacaccaaccacaaacaacggtagcgacacaacagcaattacactaaccacaaacaacaataacgacacaacggcaattacaccaaccacaaacaacggtaccgacacaacagcatttacaccaaccacaaacaacaataacgacacaacagcaattacaccaaccacaaacaacagtagcgacacaacagcaaatacacCGACTACAAACAACagtagcgacacaacagcaattacaccgaccacaaacaacaataacgacacaacggcaattacaccaaccacaaacaacggtagcaacacaacagcaattacacaaaccacaaacaacaataacgacacaacagcaaatacacCGACTACAAACAACAttagcgacacaacagcaattacaccgaccacaaacaacaataacgacacaacggcaattacaccaaccacaaacaacggtagcaacacaacagcaattacacaaaccacaaacaacaataacgacacaacggcaattacaccaaccacaaacaacggtagctacacaacagcaattacaccaactacaaacaaaaataacgacacaacagcaattacaccaaccacaaacaacggtagcgacacaacagcaattacactaaccacaaacaacaataacaacacaacggcaattacaccaactacaaacaacggtagcgacacaacggtaattacaccaaccacaaacaacggtaccgacacaacagcatttacaccaaccacaaacaacaataacgacacaacagcaattacaccaaccacaaacaacagtagcgacacaacggcaattacacTAACCACAAACCACGGTACTaacacaacggcaattacaccaaccacaaacaacggtagctacacaacagcaattacaccaactacaaacaacaataacgacacaacagcaattacaccaaccacaaacaacggtagcgaCACAACAGTAATTACActaaccacaaacaacaataacgacacaacggcaattacaccaactacaaacaacggtagcgacacaacagcaattacaccaactacaaacaacggtagcgatacaacagcaattacaccgacTACAAACAATGGTAGCgacacaacggcaattacacTAACCACAAACCACGGTACTaacacaacggcaattacaccaaccacaaacaacggtagcgacacaacagcatttacaccgaccacaaacaaaaataatgacacaacagcaattacaccaacaacaaacaacagtagcgacacaacagcaattacactaACCACAAACTACGGTACTaacacaacggcaattacaccaagcacaaacaacggtagctacacaacagcaattacaccaactacaaacaacaataacgacacaacagcaattacaccaaccacaaacaacggtagcgacacaacagcaattacactaaccacaaacaacaataacgacacaacggcaattacaccaactacaaacaacggtagcgacacaacagcaattacaccaactacAAACAACCGTAGCGatacaacagcaattacactgACTACAAAAAATGGTAGTgacacaacggcaattacaTTAACCACAAACCAAGGTACTaacacaacggcaattacaccaaccacaaacaacggtagcgacacaacagcatttacaccgaccacaaacaacaataacgacacaacagcaattacaccaaccacaaacaacggtagcaatacaacagcaattacaccgacTACAAACACTAATAACgaaacaacagcaaatacaCCAACTACAAACAACGGTAGTGATACAACGgtaattacaccaaccacaaacaacagtaccgacacaacagcatttacaccaaccacaaacaacaataacaacacaacagcaattacatcAAGTACAAACAACAGTAGCGACACAACTACAAATACACCGACCACAAtcaacaataacgacacaacagcaattacaccgactacaaacaacagtagcgacacaacagcaattataccgaccacaaacaacaataacgacacaacagcaattacaccaaccacaaacaacggtagcgacacaacagcaattacaccaaccacaaacaacaataacgacacaacagcaattacaccaaccacaaacaacagtagcgacacaacggcaattacacTAACCACAAACCACGGTACTAACACAACGGCAATTATACCAACCACAAACCACGGTACTaacacaacggcaattacaccaaccacaaacaacggtagcgacacaacagcatttacaccaaccacaaacaacattaccgacacaacagcaattacaccaaccacaagcaacggtagcgacacaacagcatttacaccaaccacaaacaacggtagcgatacaacagcaattacaccgacTACAAACAATACTTATgaaacaacagcaattacaccaacaaTAAACAACGGTAGTGACACAACGgtaattacaccaaccacaaacaacggtagcgacacaacagcaattacaccaaccacaaacaacaataacgacacaaccGCAATTACACCAACTACAAACAACATTAgtgacacaacagcaattacaccaaccacaaacaacggtagcgacacaacagcaattacaccgaccacaaacaacaataacgacacaacggcaattacaccaactacaaacaacggtagcgacacaacggtaattacaccaaccacaaacaacggtaccgacacaacagcatttacaccaaccacaaacaacaataacgacacaacagcaattacaccaaccacaaacaacagtagcgacacaacagcaaatacacCGACTACAAACAACagtagcgacacaacagcaattacaccgaccacaaacaacaataacgacacaacggcaattacaccaaccacaaacaacggtagcaacacaacagcaattacacaaaccacaaacaacaataacgacacaacagcaattacatcaaccacaaacaacagtagcgacacaacagcaattacactaACCACAAACCACGGTACTaacacaacggcaattacaccaaccacaaacaacggtagctacacaacagcaattacaccaactacaaacaaaaataacgacacaacagcaattacaccaaccacaaacaacggtagcgacacaacagcaattacactaaccacaaacaacaataacaacacaacggcaattacaccaactacaaacaacggtagcgacacaacggtaattacaccaaccacaaacaacggtaCCGACAAAACAGCatttacaccaaccacaaacaacaataacgacacaacagcaattacaccaaccacaaacaacagtagcgacacaacggcaattacacTAACCACAAACCACGGTACTaacacaacggcaattacaccaaccacaaacaacggtagctacacaacagcaattacaccaactacaaacaacaataatgacacaacagcaattacaccaacaacaaacaacagtagcgacacaacagcaattacactaACCACAAACTACGGTACTaacacaacggcaattacaccaagcacaaacaacggtagctacacaacagcaattacaccaactacaaacaacaataacgacacaacagcaattacaccaaccacaaacaacggtagcgacacaacagcaattacactaaccacaaacaacaataacgacacaacggcaattacaccaactacaaacaacggtagcgacacaacagcaattacaccaactacaaacaaccgtagcgacacaacagcatttacaccgaccacaaacaacaataacgacacaacagcaattacaccaaccacaaacaacggtagcaatacaacagcaattacaccgacTACAAACACTAATAACgaaacaacagcaaatacaCCAACTACAAACAACGGTAGTGATACAACGgtaattacaccaaccacaaacaacagtaccgacacaacagcatttacaccaaccacaaacaacaataacaacacaacagcaattacatcAAGTACAAACAACAGTAGCGACACATCTACAAATACACCGACCACAAtcaacaataacgacacaacagcaattacaccgactacaaacaacagtagcgacacaacagcaattataccgaccacaaacaacaataacgacacaacagcaattacaccaaccacaaacaacggtagcgacacaacagcaattacaccaaccacaaacaacaataacgacacaacagcaattacaccaaccacaaacaacagtagcgacacaacggcaattacacTAACCACAAACCACGGTACTaacacaacggcaattacaccaaccacaaaccaCGGTACTaacacaacggcaattacaccaaccacaaacaacaataacgacacaacagcaattacaccaaccacaaacaacaataacgacacaacagcatttacaccaaccacaaacaacattaccgacacaacagcaattacaccaaccacaagcaacggtagcgacacaacagcaattacaccaaccacaaacaacggtagcgacacaacagcaattacaccaaccacaaacaacggtagcgacacaacagcaattacaccaaccacaaacaacaataacgacacaacagcaattacaccaaccacaaacaacagtagcgacacaacggcaattacacTAACCACAAACCACGGTACTaacacaacggcaattacaccaaccacaaaccaCGGTACTaacacaacggcaattacaccaaccacaaacaacaataacgacacaacagcaattacaccaaccacaaacaacaataacgacacaacagcatttacaccaaccacaaacaacattaccgacacaacagcaattacaccaaccacaagcaacggtagcgacacaacagcaattacaccaacaacaaacaacggtagcgatacaacagcaattacaccgacTACAAACAATACTTATgaaacaacagcaattacaccaacaaTAAACAACGGTAGTGACACAACGgtaattacaccaaccacaaacaacggtagcgacacaacagcaattacaccaaccacaaacaacaataacgacacaaccGCAATTACACCAACTACAAACAACATTAgtgacacaacagcaattacaccaaccacaaacaacggtagcgacacaacagcaattacaccgacCACGAACAACAAaaacgacacaacagcaattccaccaaccacaaacaacagtaGCAACACAACAGAAATTACACCAACTGTAAACAACAGTAGCGACACAACAACAATCACACCAACCACAACCAATGGTATCaacacaacggcaattacaccaaccacaaacagtAGTgacacaacggcaattacacaaaccacacacaacaGCAGCTACACAACCAACACTGTGCTAACAACGCAAACCAGCAACAGCACTACAAGTACAACTACATTCACTACAGAATTCTCTACAGCTCTAATAACTACAGCTTCTCTAACAAACGCTACTAACACCTCTTCTGAGACTCCTTTGTCGACTACTCCATCCGCAAACACAACCCTCTCCGCTGGACCTCCACCCTCTTCACCTACCTCCATTTCCACCTCCAGCTCTCTCCCTACCTCCCCAGGCAGTAGCACTGCATCCCCTCCCTCAACAACAACCTCAGGAG TGACCGGCAACACAACTTTGACTCATTCAACGGAACCATCTAGTGGCAATACAACAGCCTCATCTACCACCACTCcagccacctccaccacccATAGTACTGGCTCCACCATCAGTGGCACCACCAACAACTCCACCATCGGTAATGGTACCACCATGACTAGCACCACCCAGAGACCAACAGATGTCACCACCAACAACTCCACCATTGGTAGTGCTACCACCATGATTAGCACCACCAACAACGCCACCATCGGTAGTGGTACTACCATGACTAGCACCACCCAGAGACCAACAGACATCACCACCAACAACTCCACCATCGTTAATGGTACCACCAGCACTAGCACCACCCAGAGACCAACAGATGTCACCACCAACAACGCCACCATCGGTACTGGTACTACCATGACTAGCACCACCCAGAGACCAACAGATGTCACCACCAACAACTCCACCATCGGTAGTGCTACCACCATGACTAGCACCACCCAGAGACCAACAGATGTCCCCACCAACAACTCCACCATTGTTAATGGTACCACCAGCACTAGCACCACCCAGAGACCAACAGATGTCACCACCAACAACGCCACCATCGGTACTGGTACTACCATGACTAGCACCACCAAGAGACCAACAGACATCACCACCAACAACTCCACCATCGGTAGTGCTACCACCATGACTAGCACCACCCAGAGACCAACAGATGTCACCACCAACAACGCCACCATCGGTACTGGTACTACCATGACTAGCACCACCCAGAGACCAACAGATGTCACCACCAACAACGCCACCATCGGTAGTGGTACCACCATGACTAGCACCACCCAGAGGCCAACAGACATTGTCACCACCAACAACTCCACCACCACTCCAACCTCCACTATCAGTACTGGTACAACCACCAAtagcaccacctcctccactgcTCCAATGACCACGATCATCCCTAGCACAACCCAGCAACCAATAGACACCACCACCAATAAACCAACCACAGCAGCTCCACCCATCCCTCCAGTCTTAG TGTGTCCTGCCATCCCGTGCCCACCTGAAAGTGTCTGTCTTAATGGCACCTGCCAGTGTCTCTCAGGTAGCTTCTTCGTGAATGGCCGTTGTGCACCGG CCCAAGTGTTCCCAGGCCGGCTTCATCTCACCTCCTTGATATTTAATAATAACATGACTGACAGGTCCTCAGCAATATTCCGTAACACGTCAGCTCAGATCTCAAAATCG CTCAGAGCTGTCCTGAAAGACCAGCCGGGGTATAAACAATCTGATGTTGTGCGACTTGA ACCAGGAAGTGTACAAGCAACTGTAAATAACATATTTGAAGACACCACCATCACTCAAGAGTCCATCACTCAGGCCATAAAGGATGCTATTGCCAACCCGTCGAATGAATTGTTAAGCAATGCTGAATATACAA ACACCAACCTTTGTGAGCAGGAGCCATTACCCTGTGATGTCTCGTCTACAATGTGCACAAATTCAAATGGCAATGCTGTTTGTTCCTGTAAACAGGGCTACATCTCCATCCTGTACTCCAACACCAGCTGCAGAG CATGTCCAAGTGGGGAGGGGGCAGTGGGAAACATTTGCCAACC ATGTGCATTTGGATATTCAGGCTTCAACTGCAACGACT CGGCGCTGTTGGCAGTGGTGGTCGTCTCCTGTGTGCTGGGAGGAGTTCTCCTCATAGTCCTGGCTTTGCTGATATACGGCTCCTG CAATGCGGGATGCAACAAGCCAGACTATAGCAGCAGTCCGTACTCATCAGGTGACTTAAACCAGGCCTGGCCCACCGGCATCACCCGCATCCCCCGGGCCTCCGCTAACTTGGATGCAGCTCCTCACATTGAGATGACAGAAGGGGGCACCGCTCGAGTACTAGTGGACAAAGATCAAAGCAATGGAATG ACGGGATCGTATGATCTCAACCCAGAGGGAATGAAGACCTTCAAAGGTAAAACTCCATCCCGTTACTCCTATCTGGTTGAAGGCCACGAGAACCCCTACTTCTTAGCCGGAgaccaaaagaaaaactga